A section of the Acropora muricata isolate sample 2 chromosome 4, ASM3666990v1, whole genome shotgun sequence genome encodes:
- the LOC136913332 gene encoding uncharacterized protein, with amino-acid sequence MDDKLKYLRLENKKLRGARSELESNLNEEKEMVKYLHGVIKNYQKLLKNPDSSRRIKTSSLKGNSRLKSPRHFAVNKRNMTEEGLEQEAVEEMSSDYAKEKADRAKVFEPSALRGNSYKLVSRENTLEWKNADGSKTIGYARREGNVSKRSDIETKDIQPNISTDIETKFGAEEKDRKTFLRNVHSLSATSSQAENVAEVPSRHVGREDILNEMTKMLDSMISTALLYENSLRQKDKHLKKMERRYEYLASIALGEESEYL; translated from the coding sequence ATGGATGACAAGCTGAAGTATCTCAGATTGGAAAACAAAAAGCTGCGTGGCGCGCGCAGTGAGTTGGAATCAAATCTTAACGAAGAGAAGGAAATGGTTAAGTATTTGCATGGCGTgataaaaaattatcaaaagcTGCTGAAAAATCCTGACTCCTCACGACGTATTAAGACATCTTCGCTAAAGGGAAATTCTCGTTTAAAAAGTCCAAGACATTTCGCTGTCAATAAACGTAACATGACGGAGGAAGGTCTTGAACAGGAAGCTGTTGAAGAAATGAGTTCCGACTACGCAAAGGAGAAGGCTGATAGAGCGAAAGTTTTCGAACCATCAGCGCTTCGGGGGAATAGCTACAAACTCGTCTCTCGCGAAAACACGTTGGAGTGGAAAAATGCAGACGGATCAAAGACTATCGGCTACGCTCGACGAGAAGGTAATGTGAGTAAGAGGTCAGACATTGAAACGAAAGACATACAGCCGAACATTTCTACAGACATTGAAACTAAGTTTGGTGCTGAGGAAAAGGATCgtaaaacgtttctacgaaaTGTGCATTCGTTATCAGCAACTTCATCACAAGCGGAAAACGTTGCTGAAGTCCCCTCAAGGCACGTGGGAAGGGAAGatattttgaatgaaatgacAAAAATGTTGGATTCGATGATTTCGACAGCCTTGTTATATGAAAACAGTTTACGACAGAAGGACAAGCACTTGAAAAAAATGGAGCGAAGGTATGAATATTTAGCAAGTATTGCATTGGGAGAAGAATCAGAATATTTGTAA